The DNA sequence GGTGCGCCCGACGACGGAACAGGTGTCGGAATGTGGGTTATGCCGGTTTCCGTTGCATCGAGCACGCAGCGATCCTCACCGAGTCTTGCTTTAGGGACACTTTCGGCGCCGAGACTGTCCCTGGAGCCAGGCTCGGCGCGCCGCCGCCCCCGGTCACCGGCGGGCACCCGGTCCGCTGGGCGCGGGCCCCCCCTGCCGCCGTCGCCGCCGCTTTTCCTCCAGGCCGCCCGCCGCCCGGCAGACCCGCAAGGCCGCCCAGCGGACCTGAGCCGCCTCCGGCGACCGAAGACATCGGACTCACTCATCTACTAGCGCCCGATGGCGCTCCCTCTCCGCTGGAGCAGGTCGCCTTGAGCACAAGTCGACATGTGGGCCATCGCTGCTGCGCGGCCGCTCCGGCGGCGCCGGGGATCACTCGGCCTCGGTTTCGGCCACGGTCACCCCCGCTCCGGCGGCGATGTCGCGTAGGGCTTGCACGTGGCGCTCGAATGCTTCGCGCCCCTCGGGGGTCAGGGAGAGATAGGTCCGGGGCCGTCGGCCGACGAAGGTCTTGCGGACCTTCACGTACCCGGCGTTCTCCAGGACGGCGATCTGTTTGGAGAGGGCGGAGTCGCTGACCTCGACCGTGTCGCGGACGAACTTGAAGTCGGCCTGGTCCGCAGCGGCCAGTGCCGCGGCGATCGAGAATCGCACCGGCGCGTGGATGGCGTCGTCGAGCTGGGAACGGGGATGCTTCATGCCCGCGGCTCCTCGGAGTGCGCACGGGCGTAGACCGCGGCGGTCAGCGGAGGCACGGCGCACAGCAGCGCCATGGCCGCCCACCACCACAGCACGTCCTTGAACGCTGTCATGCCCACGACCATGGTGATCGAATGCAACACCCCCCAGCAGGCGATCATCCCGACGTGCAGTCGGCCGTAGCGATAAGGCGCCATGGGCTGGCGGTAGGCGTAGACGGACAGCCCGAGGATCGCGGCGAGCACGAGCGGCATGCCGACCGCCACGGTGGCTGGCGCGGGTGCGAGCCCCAGCGCCAGGGGGAAGGAGAAGGCGACTCCCGCGAACCCCGACGCGTAGACGGCGTACCAGCGACCGCGGCTGCGCACCCGCGAGGTGATGTCCTGCGCGGCGACCAACGCTTCCAGCGCTTCCTCACGCTGCATGGGACCTCCAGCAGGTCGAGCGGATCGCTTTCCAGATTCGCATGCACTTTCCTGTTTTGCAAGTACTTTCCAAGGGGACAAACAAGGCAGTGGATACACTGCCGCGCAACCGGGCAGCGGCGTCGGACGGAACCCGGACCGCGCACGCAGTGCACGCAACCGCAGACCGATCACCGAGGAGACCCATGAGCGACGCGCCCACCGTCTTCATCACCGGCGCCACCGACGGCCTCGGCCGGGCGCTGGCCCACCGGCTAGCGCAGGACGGCTACCGCCTGATCCTGCACGGACGCGATCCCGAGCGGCTCGCGCGCATCGCTGACGAAGCCTCCTCCGCCGGGACCCCCGACGCCCCCGTCACGGCGACCGCCGACCTCGCCGACCTCGCCCAGGTGAGTCGGCTGGCCGAGCAGGTACGCGAGGGCACGGACCGCCTCGACGTCTTCGTCAGCAACGCCGGGATCGGCGCCGGCGAGCCCGACGGCCGCGACCGGCGCACCAGCGCCGACGGCTACGAACTGCGCTTCGCCGTCAACCACCTCGCCGGTTTCGCGCTGACGCTCGACCTGCTGCCGCTGCTGCGCGCCGGTGCACCGGCCCGCGTCGTCTACGTCGCCTCGCTGGGCATGCACCCGCTCGACTTCGACGACCTGATGCTGCAGCACGGCTACGACGGTTGGCGGGCCTACGGCCAGAGCAAGCTCGCGCAGATCATGGCGGGTCTCGAACTCGCCGAACGGCTCCCCGCCGCGGAGGTGACCGTGAACAGCCTGCACCCGGGCACCTTCATGCCGACCAAGATGGTGCTCGCCGAACGGGGCACGCACACCGACAGCTTGGAGACCGGCGTAGAAGCCACGCACCGGATGGTCGCCTCGCCCGAACTCACCGGCGTGACGGGCGCCTTCTTCGACCGGACCAGCCCGGCTCTCGCCGAAGCCCAGGCCTACGATCGCGCCGCGCGAGCACAGCTGTGGCGGCGCAGCCTGGAGCTCGTCGGACGACCCGACATCGATTGACGCGCAGGGCCGCGACCGCCTCCCGGCGGGAGCGGGCGAGGGCTGCGGGTGCTCCCCTGGCGGATTCATACCTACCAGTCGGTATTCTTCTCTGCGAATATGGCATCGGACACACCCGTGCCCCGCCCCAAGGAGGACCCCCTTGCTCAACCTGGCGATCGTGCTGGAGGACAGCGCAGAGAAGACCCCCGACCGCACGGCACTGGTCTACGGCGACATCCGCATGACCTACGCCATGGTCGACGGCCTCGCCAACCAGGTGGCCGGACTGCTCGCGGCGCGCGGCATCCGCCCCGGCGACAAGGTGGCCCTGGCCTGCCCCAACCTCCCCTACTTCCCCTTCGTCTACTTCGGCGCACTGAAGGCCGGGGCGGTGGTGGTGCCGCTGAACGTGCTCTCCGCGTCCCGCGAGATCGCCTACTACCTGGAGGACTCCGACGCCAAGGCGCTCTTCTGCTTCGAGGGCACCCCGGAACTGCCGCTGGGCGAACGCGGCAAAGCGGCCTTCGACGCGGCCCCCGGCACCGAGCACTTCATCGTCCTGCCCGCCCAACCGCTGGCCACCGAGTCCTCCATCGAGGGCGCCGAAACACTGTGGGGCGCGCTGGACGGCGTCTCCGACCGGTTCGAGTCGGTGCAGACCGCCGCCGACGACACGGCCGTCATCCTCTACACCAGCGGCACCACCGGCCACCCCAAGGGCGCCGAGCTGAGCCACCAGAACATGCTGATGAACGCGGTCGTCTCCGACGAGATGGTGCCCCGCTACGACGGCGAGGACTCCACCATGGCGGTGCTGCCGCTGTTCCACTCCTTCGGCCAGTCCTCGGTGATGAACGCCGGCCTGCGCCGGGGCGCGAAGCTGGTGCTGATGCCCCGGTTCGAGCCGGCCGAGGCGCTGTCCCTGATGCGCAGCGAGAGCGTCACCCTGTTCGCCGGCGTGCCGACCATGTACTGGGCACTGCTGGCGACGATCCGCGCCGGCGGCGCCCAGCCGCCCGAGACCCTGCGGTCGGCCGTCTCGGGCGGTTCGGCCCTGCCGCTGGAGGTGCTCCGAGAGTTCCACGAGACCTTCGGCGTGCAGATCCTGGAGGGCTACGGCCTTTCCGAGACCGCGCCCACGGCCAGCTTCAACCAGCTGCACCGCCCGACCAAGCCCGGCTCGATCGGTTTCCCCATCTGGGGCGTGCAGATGAAGCTGGTGGACCCCGACTGGAACACGATCGAGGGCGAAGGCCCCGGCGAGATCGCCATCCGCGGCCACAACGTCATGAAGGGCTACTACAACCGCCCCGAGGCCACCGCCGAGGTCATGCGTGACGGCTGGTTCCGGACCGGCGACATCGCCCGCCGCGACGAGGACGGCTACTACTTCATCGTCGACCGCGCCAAGGACCTGATCATCCGCGGCGGCTTCAACGTCTACCCGCGGGAGGTCGAGGAGGTGCTGATGACCCACAAGGCGGTGTCGCTGGCCGCCGTGGTCGGCGTCCCCCACCAGACCCACGGCGAAGAGGTCAAGGCGTTCGTCGTGGCCGAGGCGGGCACCGAGCCCACCGAGGAGGAGCTGGTCGAGTGGTGTCGCGAGCGCCTGGCCTCGTTCAAGTACCCGCGTTCGGTGGAGCTGCGCGAGACGCTGCCGATGAACGCCACCGGCAAGATCCTCAAGCGCGAACTGCGGTAGGCGCAGTCGCCGGGCACCCCTCCGGCGCCGGATCCGGCAGCATTCAACCGCCCCTGGGGCACGGTGCACGAGAACCGGTCCCGGACCACCGCGGTCCGGGACCGGCCACGAGACCGGAGTGCGGCACGCTCTCCCCTCATCAGCGGCCGGTGGCTCCGGTCCGTCCAACTCCCCGTCGTTGCGGCTCCGGCCGAGCGGGAGCGGGCGGCCGGAGCGACGTCGCAGCAAAGTTCATATTCGCGGCCGCGGATGTGTCAAGGCCCCGAAGCACCGCGGCGTACCGCCGTCGCGCATCTCTGCGCTGGAGCGGGAATCACCGCGATGGCGGAAACCGTGCGCACCGCGCGCCGACGAGCCGGGTGGCTTCGGGACGAACTTGACAATCCGCCCCGCGTTCGCGAATGCTCACGGATCACACGACGCCGCGAGGAACGGCCCGCTCCCCGCTTCCCCCATCGGAGGTCCCTGTGTACGACATGCTGTTCGTCCTGACGGGCGCAGCCATAAGCCTGGTGACCAGCGTTGTGGTGACCTGGGTCCAGTCCCGCCACGTCCGCAAGAGCGAGATCCGCGTCGCCACGCGAGAGTCGACGCGCCAGCTCACCGGCCTGTTCATCGCCGAGCGCGAGGGCGCGCTGGACGCCCAGGACGCCGAACCGACCGCCGCCCTCGCCGAGGCCGAGATGATGTCGGTCGCGATCTCCGACCGCCGCACGCGCGAGCGGATGCGGGCGGTCATCCGGCTGCTGCGCGAACTCCGGTTGCCCGAGCTGCAGGAGCTCAGCGGCGCGAAGCCGGCCGTCATGCGCCCCCTGCTGTGCGACCACGCCCTGGAGGTGCTGGGCGCCCACTTCCGCAACGAGCGGCTGCCCGCGCTGCCGCAGCACGTGCAGAAGATGCTCGACGTCGAGGACGAGGCGCTGAGCATCCACGCCGGGGGCGCTCCCCGCAACGCCGCGTCCGCGATCAAGACCTCGGCCGCGGCCGAGGCGTCGGCGCCGTCGGGTTCGGCCTCCCGCTCGTCGGGCTCCTCCTCGGGCTCGGGCTCGGGCTCGTCGTCGGGCTCGAAGCCGACGGCCAAGTCCGGCTCCGCCGCCTCCGGCTCGGGTGCCGGTTCCGCATCCGACTCCTCGTCGAGTGAGGCGCCGGCACCGCGCGGGCGCATCCGCCGCAAGCAGCAGGACACGGCGGAGGATTCGGCCAAGTCCGCGCGCCGCACCAAGGCGGGCAAGGGCGCCGGCGGCAAGGACGACGACGCCGACGACGAGGTGCACAGCGCCTTCTGGAACGACGACGCCTGAGGCGATTCCGGCCGAGACATGGGGCGGCCCCGGCGCAGGCAGGTGCACCGGGGCCGCCCGTTCATCTTTCGGGGACAGAGTGGGAAGGGTGGGGGGGGTCAGGCCAGCGTCAGGCCCCACCGCTGCAGGATCGGGTTGACCTCCTGGTAGTAGGTGGTGCCGCCCCAGCTGCAGTTGCCGGAGCCGCCGGAGGTGACGCCCTGGGCCTGGTTGCCGCTGACCCAGGAGCCGCCGGAGTCGCCCGGCTCGGCGCAGACGTTGGTCCGCGTGAGCCCGTACACCGTGCCCTGCGGGTAGCGGACCGTCTGGTTGCGGGCCTGGATGGTGCCGCAGTGCCAGCCGGTGGTCGACCCCGAACGGCAGATGGACGAGCCGATGGGGGCCCGCGCGGACCCGGCGACGTTGACCGTGCCTCCGGAGTAGTCGTTCACCCGCGGGGTCGGGTTCCATCCGGCGTTGGCCCGCACGTAGCCCATGTCCCGGCTGGGGAACACGGAGCCGGCGAACGATCCGCTGCCGCCGTTCGCGCCGGAGACGGAGTCTCCCGCGCCGCCGCAGTGGCCGGCGGTGACGAACCCGGTGGTGACCGCGAAGCCCACGGAGCACCGCGAACTGCCGTTGATGTAGTAGGCGTCGCCGCCGACGATGTCGGCGAAGGTCTCGGGCTGCTCGGTGCTTTCCTCGACCTTGACGGCGCCCTTGGCGACGCCCGCCTCGGCGACCAGCTTCCTGCCGGCCTTCGCGGCGCCCTGCTCGACCGTCATGACCACGGTGTCGGCCTCGACGTCGGCGTACCAGCCGGTCACACCGGAGGCGGCCTCCTCGGAACTGGCGTTGAGGTCGGCCACGACCTTGTCGAGGGCCTTCCGGCCGTAGGTGACGACCTCCGCATCGGCGCCGGCGTCTTCGACCGTGTCGGCCGCGTCGGCGTCGGTGACCGAGACCGTCAGCTCACCGGTCTCGGTGTCGAACACGGCTCCGCCGAAGTCGGAGCCGAGGTCGGCGCGCAGCTCGTCCTGGAGGGAACGGGCCCGGCTCTCCTGCTGGATCAGTTGCTTCGCCTCGGACTCGGTCAGCCCGAGGTCGCGCTGCATGGCATCGAGCTGTTCGGGCGCCGCCGTCGGTGCGGGGTCTGCCGCCGCGGCGGTGGTAGCCGCCGCCATCAGTCCCATGGACAGGACGACGCCGCCGAGTGCCATGAATCGGGGGGATTTTCGCACGTGCCTTACTCCTTGAGCGGGGGTGGAAAAGGACAGCTACGCCCGGTGTCGGGACCGGACGCGAATCCCCGGCGGGGTGGACCTTGTGGGCCCGGTGCCCGCCGCATTCACCGAACGTTCGGTGAATGGGTTGAAACGATAAGTGAAGTTCACGGCGAGCAACAGACCCGACACGGAACGGGATACCGGACCACTCGGGACCGATGCCGCGAGTCACCTCTAGACCGGCGACCTCAGCAGGCCCGCCTGACGTCGGATTTCACGAACACGAAACAACGCTCGACCGACTCGCGATTGGCGACACAAGGGATGATCTTGGCCAGATGCGGCCAATTTATCCACAACTCCTAAGACGGAAGAGGACGTACAAGCGCACCAACGAGACGGTTACGCACCGAACAGGCCGAAGAACCAGACAGAAAGAGACTTGCGCACGTGCACGCCGCAGCCCCTCCACTGCCGCGCCACCGCCGCCTGGCAAGCCGTCGACGCACGTCGCAGTGGGCCCGGCGGCCCCTTCGGCCGTGCCCGGCGCCGGGTCCGCTCCGTATATCGCGGGCGGGCAGCGTGCATCGGGTACCGCATCCGGGAAACAACTATCTGTGACGGACTACCGATTCGGAGGGGGACCGTCATGGAGATCGTCTTCAGCATCATCTCCGCGCTGATCATCGGACTCGTCATCGGTGTCCTGGCGCGGATCATCCTGCCCGGCAAGCAGAACATCTCCATCTGGATGACGATCGCCGTGGGCGCCGTCGCGGCCCTGATCGGCACGGCGATCGCGGGCTTCGCCGGATACGCCGACACCCCGGGCATCGACTGGTGGGAGCTGATCACCCAGCTGGCACTGGCCGTGGTCGGTGTCGGGCTCGTCTCGGGCATGGGCGGGCGCGAGCGCGACTGATCGCCGGCAGCCGGCGCTGCGAACCGCGGCGCACCGGGACGCTGCGAGGGCCTTCTAGGTGACTTCTAGGCGGCCTTCCGCGACCGCGGAGCCGACCAGACTGCCGTCCCGGTAGCGGACCGACCGGTTCACGGACCGACCGCAGCCCGGGCGCCCTACCGCCGCCCGGGTTTCGGTCATGCTTATTCGGGGGAATGATCAGCCGGAAATTGCCCGCCACAGATCGGGGCACAGGCGACAAACCCCCGCGAGTCGCCCGCGCGTCCGTGGAATCGATCTCGTAGGATCGCCCTGCATCGCCGGAGTCGGCCCGCCACGGGCCGTCGCGGCCGCACGCCGCACCCGCCGCTCCGCCCGCTCCCCTGTCGCGGCCCGGCGCATCCACCTCAGCGCGCCTGCTCCCGACCGCTCCCGCCCCCTGCATGAAGAGACTCCGTATGCCCGACGACGCTCGCGGCGCCGACTCCGGTTCCGCCGACCCCAACCGCCCGCAAGCCCCCGAGCAGACCCGCGAGTCCGGCGCATCGGCGGCCCGGGAGGTCGGCGGCGCCTCCACCGAGTCCGAGGCGGAGGGCGGAGCGCGCCGAGGCGAGAGCGGGACTGTCGGCGACCAGGCGGAGTCCGCCGCGAAGGAGGACCGGCCAGATCCCGCGACCGGCGAGCCCGGCGCCCAGGAGTCCGGAGGTAGCGAGGCGGCCGGCGCCGCGGGGCGCCCCGGCGTGTCCGCCGAGTCGGCCGCCTCCACGGGCAGGGCACGGAACGAGGAGCGGACGGAGACCGCGGAGAACGGGGACGCCGCCGACGACTCCCATTCCCGCAAGCCGACCGCCACCGCCCCGCGGTCCGCGAAGCGCCGCCGACTGCCGCGCCTGGCCGCATGGACGGCGGCGCTCGCCGCGGTCGTACTGGTCGCAGCTGCCGGGACCGCCTACGGCTACTACCACTCCCTGCAGAACGACATCGTCCGCCACGATCTGGACGCCGCCCTGGACGAGGAGGACCGGCCGGAGAAGATCGGCGACGACGTCAACATCCTCTTCATCGGCTCCGACGGCAGGGAAGGCGGCAACGCCGCCTACGGCGGGCGCGACTTCGTCGGCGAGCGCTCCGACGCGCTGATGCTCGCCCACATCTCCCCCGACGGCCGCGCCACAGTCGTCAACTTCCCGCGCGACTCGCTCGTCCAGCTGCCCGAATGCGCCCCCTACGGCGAGACCGAGGGGACCGCCGGATACCACGGCATGATCAACGCCGCGCTGTTCCACGGCGGCCCTCCGTGCGTGGTGAAGACCGTCGAGTCGCTCACCGACATCCGCATCGACCACTTCGCCCACCTGAGCTTCGTCGGCTTCCGGGAGATGATCGATGCGATCGGCGGCGTGCGGATGTGCATTCCGCAGCCCATGCACGACGAGCGCGCCCAGCTCGACCTGGAGGCGGGCGATCAGCGGCTCAGCGGTGAGGAGGCGCTGTCCTTCGTCCGGGCCCGCTACGAGATCGGCAACGGCGGCGACATCGGGCGCATCGACCGCCAGCAGATGTTCCTCGGAGCACTCGCCGACGAGGTGACCGACAGCGACCTGCTCACCCGCCCCGGCCAGGCCACCGGAATGCTGCGCGCCGTCACCGAGCACACCGGGACCGACGACGAGTTCACCCTGCCGACGATGGTCTCCATCGCCTCGACGCTCGCCGGAACCGACCTCTCCGACATCGCCTTCTACACGGTGCCGTGGAACCGCGCGCCCCTCGACCCCAACCGGGTGGTCTGGGACGAGGCCGCCGCGTCCCGCCTGTTCTCCGCCGTCCGGCACGACCGGCCGGTGGAGGACCGGCTGCTCGTCACCGGCGAGGAGGACACCGGCGGCTCCGGTTCCGACGATCCGGCCGCGTCGGACGACGCCGGGGGCGGATCGGACGCCGCCGCCACCCCGGAGCCGAGCGCCGACGACCCGAGCGCCGGACCCACCGCGTCCGCCGCACCCATCGAGGGCCGCGACGCGACGTCCAATCCGTGCGCCAACGGCCTCGGCCGCGGCACGGAGAGCGCCGAGGAGTCGCGGATGTGACCGATCCCCGCAGCAGCGCCGGCTCCCATCGAAGGCCCATCGCCACCCCCGGGCCACTGCTGGTAGTTGCGCGAGTACTTTGCGAGTAATTCTGCGTTTTGTGCGAACCGATCCCCCCGGTTCGCGCGTCCGACCTATCGGGTATCACCGTCCCCGCACCACACAGTGGCCGACAAGCCTCCGCCGCCGAGTCGCGGTGGCACCACCTCCCCGCCACATCCGGGACCGTGCCCGCAAACCGACGACCTGGAGGACCCCCGAAGTGACATCCCGCTTTCCACGCCGGCGCACGGCCGCGCTGTGCATCGCGAGTGCCGCGGTCATGGTCGCGGCCTCCGCATGCAGTACCGCCCCCAGCGAAGGCGACCTGGCCAACGAGGAGCCCACCGTCGCCAAAGCCCAAGTGACGATCACCCCTGAGGACGGCGGCACCGAGGTCCGACCCGATTCCCCGATCGTCGTCAGCGCGGACAACGGCACGATCACCGACGTGCAGGTCGAGCAGTCGCTGTCCGAGGGCGAAACCGGCCAGAGTGAGGCCGCCCAGGATGAGGCCGCCCAGGGCGAGACCGACGAGAGCATGACCGGCGCCTACAACGACGACAAGACCGAATGGGTCAGCGAATGGACGCTGCACCCCGGTAGCGACGTCACGGTGACGGCGGTGGCCGAGAACAAGGAAGGCACGAGCACCGAGGTCATCAGCGAGTTCTCGACGGTCCCGCCGGTCGAGGGACAGCGGCTGGAGATCAAGAGCATCAACGTCGAACCCGACAGCACCGTCGGCGTCGGCATGCCGGTGATCGTGGACTTCGACATGCCTGTGCAGAACAAGGCGCAGGTCGAGGCCGCCATGGAGGTCTCCTCCGAGAAGCCCGCGCAGGGCGCCTGGAACTGGTTCGGCGACAAGCGGGCCGTGTTCCGGCCCGAGGAGTACTGGGAGCCGCACCAGAAGGTCACCGTGAACCTGAACCTCGCCGGTGTGGCGGCCTCCGAGGGTGTGTGGGGCATCGAGAACCGCGAATTCGAGTTCGAGGTCGGGCGCTCCCAGATCACCACGATCGACGAGAACGCCCACCACATGACCGTCGAACGCGACGGCCAGACCATCAAGGAGTTCCCGGTCAGCCTGGGCAAGGCCAACGTCCGGAAGTACACCACCACCTCCGGTACGCACCTGACCATGGCGTTCCACACCGACTACCGGATGAGCAACGACACCCTGGGCGTCTCCAAGGACGACCCCGAGTACTACGAGGAGTACGTGGACTACGCGGTCCGCATCTCCAACTCGGGCGAGTTCCTGCACACCGCCGACTGGAACTACCAGCTCGGCGAGGCCAACACCAGCCACGGCTGCATCAACATGAGCGTCGCCGACTCCCGCTGGTTCTACGAGGAGAGCCTGCGCGGCGACCCCGTCGACATCACCGGCACCGACCGCGAACTGCCGGTCGACAACGGCTGGGGCTTCTGGCAGCGCTCCGCCCAGGAGTGGATCTCCCAGAGCGCGACCGGCGAGGCCGACGACACGACCGAGCCCGGCACCCCGGGCTCGCCGCACCACCAGCAGTGATCGGCACCGTCCGCCGGAGCGAGGCCGACCCGCGGACGTGATGCGCCCGGCCGGTCCGGACCGGCCGTGAGGCCGGCATGAGAACGGGGCCCGTCCCACCCGCCGAAGCGGTGGGACGGGCCCCGTTTCGTGTCGGAGCGGGGCCCGCGGCGCGGCTCGGCCACGGGTCCCCGCCGGGCGGGTGCCGCAGTCGGCCCCTTGAACGCCGCCGCACCGGCGCCCGGCTCCGAGCGGACGGCGGCCGCCTCCGGAACGTCCCCAAGGCCCCCGCCTTCATGGGGGTGTCCCGTGGGGCGACCGCCGGACCACCCGTCACCGGTCCGGGCTACCCCCTGCCGCGAATGCGACTGCCCGAATACCGGTTGGCCTCACGTTCGAAAGTCCTTCGGGTGGATCGGACCACTGCCCGATTCGATACCGCGCGCCCCTTGCCGGCGATGGTTTCCGCCGCGGTGGCGCAAGGGCCCCGAGCGCCGGGGCCGGACCGGGAATCCGCCCTGGGAACCCCCACAGTTCCCAGGGCGTCGCGTCCGGCCGACCGCCGAGCGCCCGGGGCCGGTGTGCGCCGCGCCCCGGACGGGTCGGGCAGCGCACGATCGGGACGGCTCGTGCCCGAGCCGATCAGGCGAAGGCGCGATCAGAGCGCGGGCGTGCCCACACCCTGGACGACGTCGACGACGCCGGTCGCCCCTGCGCCACCGGCCGCGGCCTCGGCGACGTCACCCGCGGCCTCGCCGGTGTCGACCTGCTCGGTCACCTCGTCCAGCGAGGGGGCCTCCTGCTTCACAGTGTCCGCGTCCGCGGCACCGCCGACTTGCTCGGCGCCGGGAACGGCGGACTCCACGGCCTCGGTGTCGGCGCCCTCCACCGAGATCGGGGCCTCGGGCAGCTGCTCCTCGACGCTCCCGGTGGAGGGCGCGGGCAGCTCGCCGGCGAGGCGGCCGGTCTCCTCGGTGGTGTTGGGCAGGACCGCGCCGGCGGACTGCTCGACCGCGGTGCCCACGGCCTCACCGGCGATCTCCGAGGGGCTGCCCTCGACGGACGCGGGGGTCGGCAGCTCGTTGCGCAGCGGCAGCGTCTCGGTGGCACCGCCGGGCATGCCGGGCAGCAGGCCGCCGCCACCGAGCAGGTCGGTCACCCCGCTGGTGGGCAGCATGCCGGCGGGACCGCCCTGGCTGGGCACGACGCCCTGCGCGGGCAGGGTGGTCCCCACGCCGTCCACGGGAGCCGCCTGCGGGACGGTGCCCTCACGCAGCGGCAGGGTCTGGCCGCCGCCCAGCAGGTTCGTCAGCTGCCCCAGCGGCAGCGCCTCCGTGCTCGGCATCCCCGCGGGCAGAGTGGTCCCCACACCGTCCACCGGAGCCGCCTGCGGGACGGTGCCCTCACGCAGCGGCAGGGTCTGGCCGCCGCCCAGCAGGTTCGTCAGCTGCCCCAGCGGCAGCGCCTCCGTGCTCGGCATCCCCGCGGGCAGAGTGGTCCCCACACCGTCCACCGGAGCCGCCTGCGGGACGGTGCCCTCACGCAGCGGCAGGGTCTGGCCGCCGCCCAGCAGGTTCGTCAGCTGCCCCAGCGGCAGCGCCTCCGTGCTCGGCATCCCCGCGGGCAGAGTGGTCCCCACACCGTCCACCGGAGCCGCCTGCGGCACCACGCCGCTGCCCAGACCCACGGTGTGCCGGGCCCGGTCGAGCGCGTCGTGGACGGTGTCGAGCTGGGCTTGGGCCTGCGGGCCCACGGGGGACATGTCGCCGGCCGGGGTGCCCAGGTTCACGGTGCTCGGCGCGGGCTGGGCGTTGCGCAGGTCGGCCTCCTTCGCCTTGGCGACCAGCGACGAGGCGCCACCGCCCAGCCCCGCGGGCAGGCTGGTCTGGACGGGGGACGACTGCGGCGCCAGGGAGTCAGTTGCGCTCAGCGCGCCGAGGTCGTCGGCTCCGGCGGATCCCGCGCCGAGAGCGGCGACGCCTGCGGCACCGGCCGCCACGAGAACGGCCTTGGCGGACTGGCGAGCGAACTGGAACATGGAACGTCCTTCCGGATCGTAGGAGTGTCGATTGCAGTTGGGGATGGACTCGGATGCGGTCCGTTTCCGCGGTGACGCCCTGGCCGGGGGCGCCGACCGCGGTCTTCTGGGATGACTTCGGGAATTCCTCCCGGCGGCTCCGCGTCCGCGCGTGGCTGGCGCGGACGGTGGATGCCGGGATCAACCTGAGGATCTGGCGGACCTCGGGCTGACGTGAGCCTCGTGCCGGAGACGCGTGGAGTCGCTTCCGATCACGGGCACGGGGCTCACGTCAGCCCCCAGTGGACGGATTCGCCGCTGGACCGCGGGCCGGGTGCCAGAAGAGGTGCACGCTGCCGCCGAGCCGGAGAAGGCGGCGGTCGGCGCGTCCCAGGCGGAGGGTCCTAGTCGGGAGAGAAGGTGGGCTGCTCGCCGAGGTCCTGCGGAACGTCGGCGAGCGCCGGGCGGGGGCACTGGAGCGAGCCCGCCGCCGGGACGGTGGAGGTCCCTGCGGGGATGTATCCGGCGCACGTGCCGCCGCCGGACTGAGATGTGTTCACCGCGGATCCCACGGCAGCCGCGTCGGGGCGGTCGGCACCGGAGGAGCGCGGTTCCGCGGCGTCGTCACCGGTGGTGTCGGCAGCGGCGCCGGGCGCGGCGGGGCCGTCGTATTCGGCGAAGGCCGCCGCTGTACCGGCGTGCACGGGCACCTGAGCGCCGGTCGTGGACGGAGTGCGGGTTTCGGCCGGAGCCGATCGGGCGCCGGAGG is a window from the Streptomonospora litoralis genome containing:
- a CDS encoding L,D-transpeptidase, which produces MVAASACSTAPSEGDLANEEPTVAKAQVTITPEDGGTEVRPDSPIVVSADNGTITDVQVEQSLSEGETGQSEAAQDEAAQGETDESMTGAYNDDKTEWVSEWTLHPGSDVTVTAVAENKEGTSTEVISEFSTVPPVEGQRLEIKSINVEPDSTVGVGMPVIVDFDMPVQNKAQVEAAMEVSSEKPAQGAWNWFGDKRAVFRPEEYWEPHQKVTVNLNLAGVAASEGVWGIENREFEFEVGRSQITTIDENAHHMTVERDGQTIKEFPVSLGKANVRKYTTTSGTHLTMAFHTDYRMSNDTLGVSKDDPEYYEEYVDYAVRISNSGEFLHTADWNYQLGEANTSHGCINMSVADSRWFYEESLRGDPVDITGTDRELPVDNGWGFWQRSAQEWISQSATGEADDTTEPGTPGSPHHQQ